The Ziziphus jujuba cultivar Dongzao chromosome 7, ASM3175591v1 genome includes a region encoding these proteins:
- the LOC107410090 gene encoding uncharacterized protein LOC107410090 isoform X2: MPTEMSSPTPCSRSWSISEDSLRRYVHFASENCIQDLLSASDSHRVENGTDGWKILSLENGVEISKRRSGSLHAFRSRWLLKSLSPQQFITVANAIDAAKQWDSDLVEAKYLKDLEDNLNIIHLRFGDNSKPLFRNREFIVYERRETMEDGTLVVAVASLPKEIAAGLHQKANNAIRGLLLQSGWVVEKLEDDSCLVTYVVQLDPAGWLPKCFVNRLNNRLVMIIENLRKLAQACPINGDT, encoded by the exons ATGCCAACAGAGATGAGCAGTCCAACTCCTTGCAGTAGATCCTG GTCTATAAGTGAGGATTCACTGAGGAGGTATGTGCATTTTGCAAGTGAAAACTGCATACAGGACTTGCTTTCTGCTTCAGATTCCCACAGGGTTGAAAATGGCACTGATGGTTGGAAAATTCTTAGTTTGGAAAATGGAGTTGAGATTTCGAAGCGCCGGTCCGGATCTCTCCACGCCTTCCGGAGCCGGTGGCTGCTCAAATCTTTATCACCCCAACAGTTCATAACTGTTGCCAATGCCATTGATGCTGCAAAG CAATGGGACTCGGATCTGGTAGAAGCTAAATACTTAAAAGATCTTGAAGACAATCTCAATATTATCCATCTTAGATTTGGAGACAATTCCAAACCATTATTTAGAAACAGAGAATTCATTGTCTATGAGCGGCGAGAAACCATGGAAGATGGAACCCTg GTGGTAGCAGTTGCTTCACTGCCAAAGGAGATAGCAGCAGGATTGCATCAGAAGGCAAATAATGCAATCAGAGGGCTGCTTTTACAGTCAGGCTGGGTGGTGGAGAAGCTTGAAGATGACTCCTGTTTGGTTACCTATGTTGttcag TTGGATCCTGCAGGATGGCTTCCAAAGTGCTTTGTGAATAGACTAAACAACAGACTGGTTATGATAATTGAAAATCTTAGGAAACTGGCACAAGCTTGTCCAATTAATGGGGATACTTGA
- the LOC107410090 gene encoding uncharacterized protein LOC107410090 isoform X1, with the protein MPTEMSSPTPCSRSWSISEDSLRRYVHFASENCIQDLLSASDSHRVENGTDGWKILSLENGVEISKRRSGSLHAFRSRWLLKSLSPQQFITVANAIDAAKQWDSDLVEAKYLKDLEDNLNIIHLRFGDNSKPLFRNREFIVYERRETMEDGTLVVAVASLPKEIAAGLHQKANNAIRGLLLQSGWVVEKLEDDSCLVTYVVQDGFQSAL; encoded by the exons ATGCCAACAGAGATGAGCAGTCCAACTCCTTGCAGTAGATCCTG GTCTATAAGTGAGGATTCACTGAGGAGGTATGTGCATTTTGCAAGTGAAAACTGCATACAGGACTTGCTTTCTGCTTCAGATTCCCACAGGGTTGAAAATGGCACTGATGGTTGGAAAATTCTTAGTTTGGAAAATGGAGTTGAGATTTCGAAGCGCCGGTCCGGATCTCTCCACGCCTTCCGGAGCCGGTGGCTGCTCAAATCTTTATCACCCCAACAGTTCATAACTGTTGCCAATGCCATTGATGCTGCAAAG CAATGGGACTCGGATCTGGTAGAAGCTAAATACTTAAAAGATCTTGAAGACAATCTCAATATTATCCATCTTAGATTTGGAGACAATTCCAAACCATTATTTAGAAACAGAGAATTCATTGTCTATGAGCGGCGAGAAACCATGGAAGATGGAACCCTg GTGGTAGCAGTTGCTTCACTGCCAAAGGAGATAGCAGCAGGATTGCATCAGAAGGCAAATAATGCAATCAGAGGGCTGCTTTTACAGTCAGGCTGGGTGGTGGAGAAGCTTGAAGATGACTCCTGTTTGGTTACCTATGTTGttcag GATGGCTTCCAAAGTGCTTTGTGA